The Musa acuminata AAA Group cultivar baxijiao chromosome BXJ1-8, Cavendish_Baxijiao_AAA, whole genome shotgun sequence genomic sequence TCATATTTTGaataatcatcaaaatatttattgtaatgttttcatcatcataataaaaatattatagatgaTATAAATTTACTCGTAACcttaatcaaattaattttaaatctaaaaataatatgatgtcaattatagtatatttttattaattttagtacattaataaaatattataatactatttaaaaatcataaataagcttaataaaataaaataaaaaaactagaaactatttgatatatcatactatgattcaaatgaatatttataataatttaaaaacactataaataattTGAAATGGACTCCTAAGCTCAATCAAACTAATTTTAAgtctaaaaataatattataatggtTTACGATAATGAAAGAGACATAATATGATATAACTACtatgatataatattattaacCTTAATATAATATAACTAttatactataatataatattcccttaataaagaaaaatataatatcattaaaaacttctataaattattcaaataaaaatGTTTAAATTATCTCACATAACATATAATACATCAAATAAAAACACTAAAACACATCAGATCATTAAtatgcaaaaataaataaataaataataaaatataaattcagaTGTAAcgaacattgttgaatctcggattttgatgatgaaatcaattgatgaagttatgatttaACGAGTGTTTGAGTGACGTATGACTAACTTCTATCGTGGAAAGACAAAtaaattgaagtaggagaatcaaacgttgggttgAAATGGATTATGTTGGAGATTGGATATCgagctagaggattggtcgatgtgttAGAAGACAGACTTCGTGTTGAGTTTGGACATTAGGCCAGAAGAATCGGATATTGCGCCTGAAAATTGGATGTTGCGGGAGTTCAACATGTCGATAGATcgagcaatacgtcgaaggagatgaCGATACGCTGAAGGTTCGGATGAAatgccagatgaaccaatgatatgccgaacaacataagattcatgtttgtaatcgtttgtgttttgagtgaagtAGTTTAGATTTTAATCGAGTTAGTTTTAGGTATAATCATGTCAAATTGATTAGAGGCTTATTGGGTTGGAATAAGGGCTGAATTAAGCTTGTTGGAAGGCCAATTTAGTGACCTGAAGTTGAGCTAAGTGGTGGCACCATCGGGTGAGGTGGTAGAACAGCCTATGAGCTAGAAAGCATGAAATGTACTTTTCTATAAAAcctaatggtggtaccacccccagATTGGCGGTGATATGGTCAGAACTCAATTTCTGAGATTGTGTCAAGGGATGATACTGCTtaggtaggtggtggtaccaccagtgcataggttgtcaggcaatggtaccacccaatacaagCGATGGTTCCGCTAATACCTCGAAAAtttagagatttaaatttttagttctatttttgaagccatttgggacttataaatacctcactcatgcATGCTAGGTGTAGgaagaaaagagaatgaaaatATGTGATTTGGAGTGTGTAAACTCTATAAAAAAGTTAAGTCCCCTCCTACTTGAGCTTAGAtgttgttctaagggaggtgtgtgagtatttctttataaaagagggttgtaaaggttataaTAAGGATAAAGAGTTataataaggatagttgatcttcgtccaatgGAGAAAAGATTAGTAGTAGAAACtaatggcctcaagtgaagatgaatcgagagtagatataggtcacgacgatttaACAACTATAAATCCCGTGTGCATTccttttatgcttttcattcttattgctTATTGTTCTAATTGCTCACTGCTTTTACTCACATTCCACGTTAAACGTATTTTCGATACGGGTTTGATCGAAcaaattttttaaatcattttaactttttaaaagcactaattcatcttatcttaattttttttacgatcctaacaaatgataataataaaatataaaaaaatctttagTACAATGTCTCGTATAAATCATGCATGATTTTCACTCAATCTCATCCGCATGAGAAAAAACTCTTgataatacttaaaaatatttttcttccacACCGATGACATTGAAAACGgtgagatatataaaaaatatatgataattaaaTTCTTATTTATTAGGAATTTGAATTTTATAAGTAGATTTTTTTTAAGCTCAGATTTTTTGCTCAAGCAACTGATCCTTCAAACACAAAacctatttttaataaaaaaaaattgtaaaagaTAATTGACAAGAGGAAGCTTGAAATGTTTGCGGAGACTCGATGGTGTTCTTTTGATGGTGACTCACATGTCCTTTGTGCAGCGTTAGTTTGATGGACTCCTCCGCAGTAGTAAGTCCAAAATCCAAAAGGACAAACAACGGAAGAATCAACAAGATTTTGGGGCCATTTGAGGTGTCCCCAAAAGAGTGGGAGGTAATCGGTAgtagttttattattttaatgctATTAATTTTTGTCAGTGATCAATACATATATCGATTGGTGTCTTGTGAGAACACCGGAGAAGAGGACATATGTATGACGAGGACCTTCACCGACATGATCTTTATTATATTATGAGAAGAGGACATACGCATAGATTACACGATACGCAGTTAGCTTACATAGTTCCGGTTGACATGGATGGGAGACATACGATGAGACAGACACAGACCATATACGGATTACATACGCAACGCCATACCGTTTTCACACACGCAGTTCAGACCATCATGAAAGGCCTCACCAGCATAGACAAGATGGAGGACTGACGATCCCAGCACACACAATTCTTAACCTCAGAACTGTTGCCGTAGAGAACGTCGTCGTGGTATCAGCGGATACGCAGTCTTCTTCCGGTGAGTGCAAGTAGCAGCGGCAACGCTGGTGATGTGTTTCAGGCCAAAAAGCAGATTGGAAAGCAGTAACCCAAAAATCTGAGAGAACCTGAAGCACCAGATGAGCATATCAGGAGCCAAAATAGCAAGAAGAAACATAGCCAGAAACCTGCTGATATGTACAAGAATTATGTACATATAATAATGTGACATGTCTTAAGATCTATTACTGCCATAATCATTAGTAATGAAAATAAATGAGGATCTCACCAACATAGATGTTTATTTTATTGATGGAGAGAATACTACACGTAGTACGTAGGAGACTTAGTACATAAGAGACATTATACGTAGTCACTTACCTAGTCCCCATTAACAAGGAAGCAGATTAGCTCACTGAGACGGTTCAAACCTTCATCAAAGGCTTAATCCGCATAGTCGAAGTAAAGGACACATCATTAGGACACACGTAGTCCTTCACCTGAGCACTATAGTTATTGAGCACGTCATAGTATCTGCTCCATAGCATAATTCCTCCGTACTTGTCCGAGTCCTTGATGAGGGGAAGCACCTTATTTATGAGGTCATCAGGTGTGACGTAGCCACTTCCGGCTGCGGCAGGAGAAGCAGGGAGTCCGAGGAACACCTTGCCTACGCTCGTGGAAGTCCACTGGTTCCATACCTGAACAAAGGTGTCAACGGTGCTGGGGGAGTACTGGCAGTAGTTGTTGTAGAACTGCACCCACAGGTAGTCGAAGAGACCGGTGTCGATCGCAGTTTGAAGGTAATAGTCGGGTTTGGGGCACTGTGGCGCCGCGCTCAGGTAAACTTTCTGCTCCGGCGTGCTGTACGCGTTCAAGAAGCGAGCAAGGTCGTCCCAGTGGTCTTTGCTCCCTCCCTCGATGTCGAAGTCCACGCCATCCAAGACGGCGTCCCCGAGGGGCCGGTTGGGGGATGAGCCGCCCAAGAAATTGTCCCAGATGTAGGCGGCGACCTCCCGGGCATCCTCCTCGGACACCAGGCGGTAGCTGCCGATGCCACCGCCGAGGGAGAGCATCACCTTGACGTTGTACTCCTGCTGGCATGAGATGATGTCGTTGCTCAGGAAAGTGCAGCCGCCGGTGTTGGGGTCACAGTGGCCGGCGAGGTTCATCTGTGGCATCTGGCCGCCACCGAACTGGTTGAGGAAGGCTATGAGGACGTACTTGTAGTAGCCGGTGGCACAGGCTTCTCGTAAGCCTCCCTCGTTGCCGTTTTGGCCCCAGTATACTGCAATGCATGGTTCGGCACGCAGTCTTCCGGCGAGTGCAAGTAGCAAGCACGCTGCTAGTAGCAGCGGCGATGCTGGTGATCGGATCGCCATGTCGAACCAATGAGGCTGTTGCTCTACGTACACACAACCAAAAGAAGGCAAGCTTGGGATAGTGTGTGATGATGAAGGCGGCCACGAGGCTCCCTTTATACAGTGAAGAAAGAGAGTGGTGGTGGTGGAACCACAACCGGTCTTTGTGTTTATCTTTTTGGGACCGTCGCTGGTTGCCTCTAAAATATATATAACGTGAGGCACAAGTTGTCCTTTAAAAGTCTTTttagttttttcttcttctaagtatacatgtttttattattttcaaatcgtaCTCATATTTTGAAtaaacatcaaaatatttattataatattttcatcatcataataaaaatactataaaatatattttaaaaattatgcatgatataaATGGACTCGTAGCCTTAATCAAACCAATTTTAAGtctaaaaatttaattttataatattttgaatgcatcaataaaaatattagtgttattaaaaatattataaatgatcctaataaaataaaataaaaatacgaGAAACTATTTGATGTCATACTATGATTCGAATGGGTATTTATAATGGTTTAAAAATTAACATCACTCAAATAGGGattaaaaaattgatatattGTAGTGCTTTGATCAccacaataaaaatactataagatattatttaaaaatattataaatatttcaaatgggTTTTTGACCTCAATCAAACCCTAAAAATAGTGACTAGCGATGACAATTAGAGAAACAAATTATGATGTCACTTATGGCATTTTTCAATAGTTTCACAGTGTTTTCAACAcctcaataaaaaattaatattattaaaaaaatactataaataaaaattatgttatttaaatttaaaattcattttagatattattcaaattaaaagAATTTGATGAATAGCAATAGCCTAAAAACGTTATTACTAAGGCTGAAAAAAAATACCACGGATCGATgaagaatattttatatatttattttaaattagaaaatattattataaaatttaaaaaaaaaatcaaaacatagttatttttgaagaaaataatttttgtatCATATAAATTATCGTTGAAGAAAGGAGTTGGGGATGTGTGTGACCACAACCCCGCTCGTGTTAATCTCGAACAAAAGGGCTTAGGGAGTGGTGATCGCGTGCATGAGTTGTATTTATTTTTGCCTCAAATTTTGCGTGGTATTAATTTCTTTTGTATTGGATTTTGCAAAGGGTGGAGGATTCCGAAGGCGTGAGCACAAACATCTAAGCATCTCATGTTTCACGTGTTTGTCGTTCTAATCGTTTGCGACGATCGGAGCCTTAATTGAATAAAGAATTTGGGGAGGTGTAACTCTCGTGCTTATCTTTTTGGGATCGTAGCCCGTTGCCTCTAAAATATTTGGAACGTgaggtgcatgcatgcatgcatgcatgagttatatatttattttttttggttTTATTGTTTTCAAATTGTACTCATATTTTGaataatcatcaaaatat encodes the following:
- the LOC135588753 gene encoding hevamine-A-like; this translates as MAIRSPASPLLLAACLLLALAGRLRAEPCIAVYWGQNGNEGGLREACATGYYKYVLIAFLNQFGGGQMPQMNLAGHCDPNTGGCTFLSNDIISCQQEYNVKVMLSLGGGIGSYRLVSEEDAREVAAYIWDNFLGGSSPNRPLGDAVLDGVDFDIEGGSKDHWDDLARFLNAYSTPEQKVYLSAAPQCPKPDYYLQTAIDTGLFDYLWVQFYNNYCQYSPSTVDTFVQVWNQWTSTSVGKVFLGLPASPAAAGSGYVTPDDLINKVLPLIKDSDKYGGIMLWSRYYDVLNNYSAQVKDYVCPNDVSFTSTMRIKPLMKV